One window of Steroidobacteraceae bacterium genomic DNA carries:
- a CDS encoding alpha/beta fold hydrolase — translation MRKNYLDGPFGQIHYYEAGMGPSLILAHQSPVCGRMFERAMPLLAAQGLHVIAVDTPGYGQSDVPRQPPSIAGYADAFVAVVQGLGLGTAHFLGHHTGAAILCNMAARNPGLVSSLVLNGPPVLSAEDLAHFSSLPLRALQVRRDGSHLLEAWNTRVRYSPGWTDEVAMHRRLIDQLWAGDTAWYGHKAAFAHDMAPDLAALRCRTLILTNTGDDAYEMSRRAHALRPDFAYVELAGGTHDIVDEQPEAWTQAVVRFIRSV, via the coding sequence ATGCGCAAGAACTACCTGGATGGCCCGTTCGGGCAAATACATTATTACGAAGCGGGCATGGGCCCCAGCCTCATACTGGCCCACCAGTCGCCCGTCTGCGGGCGGATGTTCGAGCGCGCGATGCCTTTGCTCGCCGCGCAGGGCTTGCATGTCATCGCAGTCGACACGCCGGGCTACGGCCAGTCCGATGTGCCGCGGCAGCCGCCGTCGATCGCTGGCTATGCGGATGCCTTCGTGGCGGTCGTGCAGGGACTTGGACTCGGGACAGCTCATTTTCTTGGACACCACACCGGGGCGGCTATCCTCTGCAACATGGCGGCACGCAACCCGGGGCTTGTGTCCTCACTGGTGTTGAACGGACCGCCTGTATTGAGCGCAGAGGACCTTGCGCATTTTTCCAGCCTGCCCTTGCGTGCATTGCAGGTCAGGCGTGATGGCTCGCATCTGCTGGAGGCCTGGAATACGCGTGTGAGGTATTCGCCGGGCTGGACAGATGAGGTGGCGATGCATCGGCGCCTGATCGACCAGCTCTGGGCCGGAGATACTGCCTGGTACGGCCACAAGGCAGCATTTGCGCATGACATGGCGCCAGATCTCGCCGCCCTGCGTTGCCGTACCCTGATCCTGACCAACACCGGTGATGATGCCTACGAAATGTCGCGCCGCGCTCATGCGTTGCGTCCTGATTTTGCTTACGTCGAGTTGGCAGGCGGCACGCATGACATCGTTGACGAGCAGCCCGAGGCATGGACGCAGGCGGTTGTTCGATTCATCCGGTCGGTCTGA
- a CDS encoding serine/threonine-protein kinase, with product MRREPDPSSVADAERYFERLAGGARIAVLAQSPSPPPEQRRIGPYELVELIGRGGMGAVYRAERADGQFEQRVALKLLPFGLGGESQRERFLQERRTLARLSHRNIARLLDGGVTNDGTPYFVMEYVEGVPIDAYCDRLALDVTARLLLFRQVCSAVRYAHQNLIVHRDLKPANVLVDDRGGIKLLDFGIAKLIGDADSGRTSVTEAADRVLTPEYASPEQIRGEALTVTTDVYSLGVLLFELLTGERPYRIAERSLPLVAKAILEIDPARPSDVAPAARRRSLRGDLDAITLKALEKRVDHRYPSVEALDEDIARYLAARPVSARPANTLYRIGKFARRRKVLVAGAAATAASLFALGAQTVAFSVATEKQAAAVARESDRATEIRDFLLNVFSVSDPNESRGETITARELLDRGAEQLRSDLQRQPDSRAALFAAIATIYERLGMYERAETMFQQALLLYRQSGDAHGAAVAEALGQYARIKEIKGDYRTAEQLARESLSLSEQRGEQIAIARSSNILGRVLHLRGDYDDAEPYYRRALAIYQAEYGNNHEDVALSFSHLGALMAHKNDFDLAEQYQTEALAIRRRLFGDEDLRLFGSLNNLADLAQQMGNYDRALEYFGQALAIADKFLPENHSDKAYVYNGLGVVNRKLGRYDEAERYYRQAIAQSQAVFGDSHPTVAGYRANLAKLLYLRGDLAAAEASYRNAYAALAAGTPDDPYVALVRSRLGRVMAERRVSQESQVHVRESYSKLLVAYGQQDARTREAADNMAFVEARLRPITVNLR from the coding sequence ATGCGGCGAGAGCCAGACCCGTCATCCGTCGCTGATGCCGAGCGCTATTTTGAACGTCTGGCTGGCGGTGCGCGAATCGCGGTGCTTGCGCAGTCGCCTTCGCCACCGCCTGAGCAGCGGCGCATTGGCCCGTACGAGCTCGTCGAACTGATCGGTCGGGGTGGCATGGGCGCCGTTTATCGGGCAGAACGGGCAGATGGCCAGTTCGAGCAGCGAGTCGCGCTCAAGTTGCTGCCTTTCGGTCTGGGTGGTGAGTCGCAACGCGAGCGTTTTCTGCAGGAGCGGCGCACGCTGGCCCGGTTGAGTCATCGCAATATTGCGCGACTTCTCGATGGTGGCGTTACCAACGATGGTACGCCGTATTTCGTGATGGAATACGTCGAGGGCGTGCCGATAGACGCGTATTGCGATCGGCTCGCGCTTGATGTGACGGCGCGCTTGCTCCTGTTTCGGCAGGTTTGTTCGGCGGTTCGCTATGCACATCAAAACCTGATCGTACATCGCGACCTGAAGCCCGCTAACGTACTGGTCGATGATCGGGGTGGCATCAAGCTGCTGGATTTCGGAATCGCCAAGCTCATCGGTGACGCCGACAGCGGCCGGACTTCCGTTACGGAAGCCGCCGATCGCGTCCTCACGCCGGAATACGCATCGCCCGAGCAAATCCGGGGTGAGGCATTGACTGTAACGACCGACGTCTACTCGCTGGGTGTTCTTCTGTTCGAATTGCTGACCGGCGAGCGGCCGTATCGGATCGCCGAGCGCTCGCTGCCGCTCGTGGCCAAGGCAATCCTCGAGATCGATCCCGCCCGTCCCAGCGACGTTGCACCGGCGGCACGCCGCAGGTCTCTTCGCGGGGACCTCGATGCGATCACGCTCAAGGCGCTGGAGAAGCGTGTGGACCATCGTTACCCGAGTGTCGAAGCGCTGGATGAGGACATCGCCAGGTATCTGGCGGCGCGGCCAGTCAGCGCGCGGCCGGCCAATACGCTCTACCGAATCGGCAAGTTCGCCCGTCGACGAAAGGTGCTGGTGGCTGGCGCTGCTGCGACCGCGGCGAGCCTGTTTGCGTTGGGGGCGCAGACCGTTGCATTCTCGGTCGCAACCGAGAAGCAAGCGGCGGCCGTGGCGCGCGAGAGCGATCGCGCGACGGAGATTCGCGATTTTCTGTTGAACGTGTTTTCGGTTTCTGACCCGAACGAATCGCGCGGCGAGACCATCACTGCGCGAGAACTCCTCGATCGCGGGGCGGAGCAATTGCGCTCGGACTTGCAGCGCCAGCCGGACAGCCGGGCTGCACTGTTCGCAGCCATTGCCACGATATACGAGCGCCTTGGCATGTACGAAAGGGCCGAGACCATGTTCCAGCAGGCCCTGCTGCTTTATCGGCAAAGCGGCGACGCGCACGGAGCTGCGGTGGCAGAAGCGCTCGGTCAGTACGCCCGCATCAAGGAAATCAAGGGCGACTACCGTACCGCCGAGCAGCTCGCGCGTGAGTCGCTCTCGCTCAGTGAGCAAAGGGGCGAGCAAATTGCCATCGCCAGAAGTTCGAATATCCTGGGACGCGTGCTGCATTTGCGCGGCGATTATGATGACGCCGAACCCTACTACCGGCGCGCGCTTGCGATCTACCAGGCGGAGTACGGTAACAACCACGAGGATGTCGCGCTCAGTTTTTCGCATCTTGGCGCCCTGATGGCCCACAAGAACGATTTCGACCTGGCGGAGCAATACCAAACCGAGGCGCTCGCGATTCGGCGCCGGCTGTTTGGCGACGAGGACCTGCGCCTGTTCGGCAGTCTCAACAATCTCGCTGACCTCGCGCAACAGATGGGCAACTACGACCGGGCACTGGAATACTTCGGGCAGGCGCTCGCGATCGCTGACAAGTTCCTTCCGGAGAATCATAGCGACAAGGCATACGTCTATAACGGACTCGGTGTCGTCAATCGAAAACTCGGTCGCTACGACGAGGCCGAGAGATACTACCGGCAAGCGATCGCCCAATCGCAAGCGGTGTTCGGCGATTCTCATCCCACGGTTGCCGGGTATCGTGCCAACCTGGCCAAACTGCTCTACCTGCGTGGTGATCTCGCAGCGGCTGAAGCCAGCTACAGGAACGCCTACGCCGCGCTTGCTGCAGGAACGCCGGACGATCCCTACGTTGCTCTCGTGCGCAGCCGGCTCGGGAGGGTCATGGCCGAACGCCGGGTGAGCCAAGAATCGCAGGTGCATGTACGAGAAAGCTACAGCAAGCTCCTTGTGGCCTATGGCCAGCAAGATGCGCGGACCCGCGAAGCAGCGGACAATATGGCTTTTGTGGAGGCGCGGCTCCGCCCAATCACAGTGAATTTGCGCTAG
- a CDS encoding sigma-70 family RNA polymerase sigma factor produces MGSQPITLLLDAARRGEPAAANALFSEVYAELKSIARSQRRRWRGNETLNTTALIHEAFVKLSANDRRSYVNRAHFYATASKAMRHVLMNYATQQNAMKRGGDAVRVPLEDTHLDTNASAEELLALNQLLERLEQRDPRGCQIVECRVFGGMSVEETAEALGISVATVKRDWQAARDWLYRELGSPQPGNS; encoded by the coding sequence ATGGGCAGCCAGCCGATAACACTGCTACTCGATGCGGCGCGCCGAGGCGAGCCGGCAGCGGCCAATGCGCTGTTCAGCGAAGTCTATGCAGAACTCAAGAGTATCGCGCGCTCACAGCGTCGCCGCTGGCGCGGCAATGAAACGCTGAATACCACAGCCCTCATCCACGAAGCCTTCGTCAAACTGTCTGCAAATGACCGACGATCCTATGTCAATCGGGCACACTTCTATGCGACGGCCTCGAAAGCCATGCGTCATGTACTGATGAACTACGCGACGCAACAGAATGCCATGAAGCGCGGAGGCGATGCGGTCCGCGTGCCTCTCGAGGATACGCACCTCGACACCAACGCGTCCGCGGAAGAATTGCTGGCGCTCAATCAATTGCTCGAACGCCTTGAGCAGCGGGACCCAAGAGGCTGCCAGATCGTCGAGTGCCGCGTGTTCGGTGGCATGAGTGTCGAGGAGACAGCCGAAGCGCTCGGCATCTCGGTTGCGACGGTAAAGCGGGACTGGCAGGCTGCGCGCGATTGGCTCTATCGCGAACTCGGATCGCCGCAACCTGGAAACAGCTGA
- a CDS encoding YdeI/OmpD-associated family protein, with translation MNPLVTKVLEKNTRWRTESIALREICLASGLNESLKWGQACYDLDGRNVVLIHGFKDYCALLFMKGALLKDPKGLLVQQTRNVQSARQLRFKSIADITARKSTIAAYIKAAIEVERSGAKVRMKSAAEFAMPEELRRRLDDDPRLAEAFRALTPGRQRAYLLYFASAKQSTTRETRINKHTPRILKGLGLND, from the coding sequence ATGAATCCCCTGGTCACCAAGGTGCTTGAGAAAAACACGCGCTGGCGCACCGAAAGCATCGCGCTTCGTGAGATTTGTCTGGCCTCCGGCCTCAATGAGTCGCTCAAATGGGGCCAGGCATGTTACGACCTCGATGGCAGGAACGTGGTGCTGATCCACGGTTTCAAGGACTACTGCGCACTGTTGTTCATGAAAGGTGCGCTACTCAAGGATCCGAAGGGATTGCTGGTTCAGCAGACCAGGAACGTGCAGTCGGCGCGGCAGCTACGCTTCAAGTCCATCGCGGATATCACGGCGCGCAAATCGACAATCGCTGCGTATATCAAAGCGGCCATCGAGGTCGAGCGATCCGGGGCGAAAGTAAGAATGAAAAGCGCTGCCGAGTTTGCCATGCCGGAGGAGCTTCGCCGGCGATTGGACGATGATCCCCGACTCGCCGAGGCATTTCGCGCCCTCACGCCAGGGCGGCAGCGCGCCTACCTGCTTTATTTTGCATCAGCCAAGCAGTCGACGACCCGTGAGACACGCATAAACAAACACACTCCGAGGATCCTGAAGGGTCTGGGCCTCAACGATTGA
- a CDS encoding helix-turn-helix transcriptional regulator: MRPNNSTVGVLLRQWRNYRRMSQLALALDGELSARHLSFIETGRSQPSRALLLRLSERLDIPLRDRNELLLAAGYAPVFSNSSRDGATGGPAREAIELILASHEPFPALAVDSEWNLVQANRAVGPLLAGVAAELLVPPINVIRLSLHPNGLAHRIVNRASWYRHIRHRLARQMAVTHSSVLGALYDEIAGYAEMEPADPMPEIPFDGFVVPLQLRSPLGELCFFSTTTLFGTPQDVLLDEIAIETFFPADTLTRKRLQQMAA; encoded by the coding sequence ATGCGACCGAACAATTCAACGGTCGGCGTCTTATTGCGCCAGTGGCGGAATTATCGCCGTATGAGCCAGTTGGCACTTGCACTGGATGGCGAGCTGTCTGCCCGTCATCTGAGCTTCATAGAAACCGGACGCTCTCAGCCCAGCCGAGCATTGCTGTTGCGTCTGTCAGAGCGTTTGGATATACCGCTGCGCGATCGAAACGAATTGCTTTTGGCAGCCGGGTATGCACCGGTTTTTTCCAACAGCTCGCGTGACGGCGCAACAGGAGGTCCTGCACGCGAGGCTATTGAGCTGATCCTGGCAAGCCATGAACCCTTTCCGGCACTGGCGGTTGACAGCGAGTGGAACCTGGTGCAAGCGAATCGCGCCGTTGGACCATTGTTGGCCGGCGTCGCGGCAGAGCTATTGGTTCCCCCGATCAACGTTATTCGATTGAGTCTGCACCCGAATGGGCTGGCCCACCGTATTGTCAATCGCGCATCATGGTATAGGCACATTCGTCACCGCCTTGCTCGTCAGATGGCGGTGACGCACTCGAGTGTTTTGGGCGCTTTGTATGATGAAATTGCCGGCTATGCCGAAATGGAGCCGGCTGATCCAATGCCGGAAATCCCCTTCGACGGGTTTGTTGTGCCGCTGCAACTGCGATCCCCGCTGGGCGAGCTGTGCTTCTTTAGTACGACGACGCTCTTCGGTACGCCGCAGGATGTACTTTTGGACGAGATTGCCATTGAAACCTTTTTTCCTGCCGACACATTGACGCGGAAACGACTACAACAAATGGCCGCGTAG
- a CDS encoding alpha/beta hydrolase gives MTINRRQILARYGALGGLTLATAGAASADGVQPAGQTATVRTADGAQLRIRDIGQGHTIVLIHSWALSQVLWDPVVALLLARGYRCVTYDMRGHGHSTEGFSSWTADILVDDLARVWKHRELADATIVAHSMGCGTACRFAGRTSGRHALRLVLVSPTTPYNIRTADHESRVSHAALEALHALWIADFPQWVTENAPAFFSPDTSAARVQWGINLCLQTPLTVALAANRIDMETDYRNDLRRLSAPTLIVHGDADVSASLVHNAQATAALVAQSKLKIYAGAPHGLPLTHALELANDIADWC, from the coding sequence ATGACCATCAATCGACGACAAATCCTTGCCCGATATGGCGCTCTCGGTGGTTTGACTCTCGCAACGGCAGGTGCGGCTAGCGCCGATGGCGTGCAACCCGCCGGTCAAACTGCGACTGTCCGTACGGCAGACGGTGCTCAGTTGCGGATTCGGGATATCGGCCAAGGTCACACCATTGTCCTGATCCACAGCTGGGCCTTGAGCCAGGTGCTTTGGGATCCGGTGGTTGCCTTGTTATTGGCACGAGGTTATCGCTGCGTTACCTATGATATGCGCGGGCATGGTCACTCAACCGAGGGCTTTTCGAGTTGGACCGCGGACATTCTGGTAGATGACTTGGCGCGGGTTTGGAAGCACCGAGAGTTGGCGGATGCGACCATCGTCGCACATTCTATGGGTTGCGGCACGGCATGCCGGTTTGCGGGTCGGACAAGTGGGCGCCACGCTTTGCGCCTGGTACTGGTTTCGCCAACTACGCCCTATAACATCCGCACCGCCGATCATGAATCCCGTGTATCGCATGCCGCCCTGGAAGCACTGCACGCACTTTGGATCGCAGACTTCCCACAGTGGGTGACGGAAAATGCCCCTGCATTCTTCTCGCCCGACACTTCTGCCGCTCGTGTGCAATGGGGAATCAATCTTTGCTTGCAAACCCCCCTTACGGTTGCGTTGGCGGCGAACCGTATCGACATGGAAACCGACTACAGGAACGATTTGCGTAGATTGTCGGCACCGACTTTGATCGTACACGGTGACGCGGACGTTTCCGCCTCACTCGTGCACAATGCGCAAGCAACTGCAGCGCTGGTGGCGCAAAGTAAGCTAAAGATCTACGCCGGCGCGCCGCATGGGCTGCCATTGACGCATGCTCTGGAACTTGCAAACGACATTGCCGACTGGTGTTAA
- a CDS encoding sulfite exporter TauE/SafE family protein yields the protein MTDLQFWLFVAIGFVAQLFDSGIGMGFGAISSTVLAALGLPREVVSASVNGAKLFAGIASGISHIALKNIDWRILRSLLIAGTAGGMAGAWFITTFDGRWVGVGISLYLLLVGLFLLWRAYRPSARVFDGRGVATVGIAGGFLQAVAGVWGPLVTSNLVALGVNPRGAIGTGNVAEMFIAGIVFAVLIAQLGIQRVSYFGVALLAGALLAAPLGAVLARELPRRTLTILVGLLVTLLSGLRLYHDAIG from the coding sequence TTGACGGACCTGCAGTTCTGGCTTTTTGTCGCAATCGGGTTCGTTGCCCAGCTTTTCGACAGCGGCATCGGTATGGGCTTTGGCGCGATCAGCTCGACCGTACTTGCCGCCCTTGGTCTGCCGCGCGAAGTCGTCAGTGCATCGGTCAACGGAGCAAAATTGTTCGCGGGGATTGCATCCGGGATTTCGCATATCGCCCTGAAAAACATCGACTGGCGGATTCTGCGTTCGCTGTTGATCGCCGGCACGGCGGGCGGCATGGCCGGTGCATGGTTCATCACGACTTTCGACGGTCGGTGGGTTGGCGTCGGTATCTCGCTGTACCTGCTCTTGGTCGGCCTGTTCCTGTTGTGGCGGGCGTACCGACCGTCCGCGCGGGTCTTCGATGGTCGTGGAGTCGCAACGGTGGGTATCGCGGGCGGATTTCTGCAGGCGGTGGCCGGCGTCTGGGGCCCGCTGGTGACGAGTAACCTCGTTGCGCTCGGCGTCAATCCGCGCGGTGCCATTGGTACAGGCAATGTCGCCGAAATGTTTATTGCCGGTATCGTATTCGCCGTGCTGATCGCCCAGCTTGGCATACAACGCGTCAGCTATTTTGGTGTAGCGCTGCTTGCGGGCGCGCTGCTTGCAGCGCCGCTCGGCGCCGTTCTTGCGCGCGAATTACCGCGCCGGACTCTGACCATACTGGTCGGACTGCTGGTGACGCTGCTGAGTGGTCTGCGGCTATATCACGACGCAATTGGCTGA